Proteins encoded by one window of Sulfurospirillum barnesii SES-3:
- a CDS encoding AI-2E family transporter codes for MNEHRFFLTAIFLVVLVSLLKLYQPFLMIIAIASLLAMATYTINFKLYKFTKNRHVAAILSTSLLSLLLFGPLIYSLTSIGSIVNNFDFAMIEKLQHYLRTLDYQLPTPLAFMQSSLDEFISSLNIAQMSSTALSYLGSLGKNSAGFLKDMLLIVVFFFFALLNGKDLIDYIKSVMPLGAQEVNMVFAEVTSVMSVVLYSILFSAIFQGMLFSFIGMYFGYDGLLLGIFYGFASLIPIIGGALMWIPLCALEIAHGNTGSAIIIALYSIIVISIIADTFIKPLIIKYINDKMVKTPTMVNELLIFFAIFAGLSTFGFWGMILGPAITTLFISLLKLYKLLKEKSYM; via the coding sequence ATGAATGAACATCGCTTCTTTTTAACCGCTATATTTTTAGTGGTTTTGGTCTCCTTGCTAAAATTGTATCAGCCTTTTTTGATGATTATCGCTATTGCTTCCTTGCTTGCAATGGCAACGTATACCATTAATTTTAAACTTTATAAATTCACCAAAAACAGACATGTTGCGGCTATTCTTTCTACTTCACTGCTCTCATTACTCCTTTTTGGACCCTTAATTTATTCACTGACCTCCATTGGGTCTATTGTCAATAATTTTGATTTTGCGATGATTGAAAAGCTACAACACTACCTGAGAACCCTCGATTATCAACTACCTACTCCCCTTGCTTTTATGCAATCTTCTTTGGATGAGTTTATTAGTAGCCTCAATATCGCACAAATGTCAAGCACGGCACTCTCCTATTTAGGCTCTCTAGGCAAAAACAGTGCGGGATTTTTAAAAGATATGCTCTTGATTGTGGTCTTTTTCTTTTTTGCACTTTTAAATGGCAAAGATTTAATTGATTACATCAAAAGTGTCATGCCCCTTGGCGCACAAGAAGTGAACATGGTGTTTGCAGAAGTGACCAGTGTGATGAGCGTGGTGTTGTATTCTATTTTATTTAGCGCTATTTTTCAGGGGATGCTTTTCTCATTCATCGGTATGTATTTTGGGTACGATGGATTGTTATTGGGTATCTTTTACGGCTTTGCCTCTTTGATTCCTATCATTGGTGGAGCACTCATGTGGATTCCTTTGTGTGCCCTTGAAATCGCACACGGCAATACAGGCTCCGCCATTATTATTGCACTCTATTCGATTATCGTGATTTCCATTATTGCTGATACCTTTATCAAGCCTCTGATTATTAAATACATCAATGATAAAATGGTTAAAACACCCACCATGGTTAATGAGCTCTTGATTTTCTTTGCTATTTTTGCGGGTCTTTCCACATTTGGTTTTTGGGGAATGATCTTAGGTCCTGCTATTACGACCTTGTTTATTTCCCTGCTCAAACTCTATAAATTACTCAAGGAAAAGAGTTACATGTAA
- the ruvB gene encoding Holliday junction branch migration DNA helicase RuvB, giving the protein MERIVEIEKVSFESDYEKSLRPTSFEDYIGQEKIKKNLQVFIQAAQKRSECLDHILFFGPPGLGKTTLAHIISNEMRSNIKITAAPMIEKSGDLAAILTNLQEGDILFIDEIHRLSPAIEEILYPAMEDYRLDIIIGSGPAAQTIKIDLPHFTLIGATTRAGMISSPLRDRFGMHFRLQFYTKEELSLIITKASHKLEKICLQDAAVEMARRSRGTPRIALRLLKRIRDYADVVDEEQINKERAQYGLNELGVNDLGFDELDLKYLELLLQSKGRPLGLSTIAAALSEDEGTIEDVIEPYLLANNYIERTARGRIASPKTYELFRLTPPTLQSTLFEDNI; this is encoded by the coding sequence ATGGAACGCATTGTAGAAATTGAAAAAGTCTCTTTTGAGAGTGATTATGAAAAGAGCCTTCGCCCTACCTCTTTTGAGGACTATATTGGTCAAGAAAAAATTAAAAAAAACTTACAAGTCTTTATTCAAGCAGCGCAAAAACGTTCAGAATGTTTAGACCACATTCTCTTTTTTGGTCCTCCAGGTCTTGGTAAGACCACCTTAGCACATATTATCTCCAACGAAATGCGCTCCAATATTAAAATTACCGCAGCCCCTATGATTGAAAAAAGTGGTGATTTAGCAGCGATATTAACCAATCTTCAAGAAGGCGATATTCTCTTTATCGATGAGATTCACAGGCTATCTCCTGCGATTGAAGAGATACTTTATCCTGCCATGGAAGATTACCGTTTGGATATTATTATTGGCTCAGGACCTGCGGCGCAAACGATTAAAATTGATTTACCTCACTTTACGCTCATTGGGGCAACCACACGTGCGGGGATGATTAGCTCTCCGCTTCGGGATCGCTTTGGGATGCATTTTCGCTTGCAATTTTATACCAAAGAGGAACTCTCTTTAATTATTACCAAAGCATCGCATAAACTCGAGAAAATTTGTCTTCAAGACGCTGCCGTTGAGATGGCAAGACGCTCACGTGGCACCCCTCGTATTGCGCTTCGTTTGTTAAAACGTATTCGTGATTATGCAGATGTTGTGGATGAAGAACAGATTAATAAAGAGCGTGCGCAATATGGGCTCAATGAACTAGGTGTAAATGATTTGGGATTTGATGAGCTGGATTTAAAATATTTAGAATTACTGCTTCAAAGCAAAGGACGTCCTTTAGGTCTTAGCACCATTGCAGCAGCACTGAGTGAAGATGAGGGAACGATTGAGGATGTGATAGAGCCTTATTTGCTTGCGAATAACTATATTGAGCGAACCGCACGTGGACGAATTGCGAGTCCTAAAACGTATGAGTTGTTTCGTCTTACACCACCCACACTCCAAAGCACTCTTTTTGAGGATAATATATGA
- the panB gene encoding 3-methyl-2-oxobutanoate hydroxymethyltransferase yields the protein MKTITSIKQHKGKTPLSVITAYDALFASLFDQKVDIILVGDSLNMSFNAKPDTLSASMEVMLYHTKAVCAGAKETFIVCDMPFGTYTDEKSALFNASLVYSQTNAHAVKIEGGVGRAHIIQTLTQNSIAVMAHIGLMPQYVRSEGGYKVRGRSEEDILALIEDAKAVEKAGAFSVVIEGVVEEAAKRISEAISIPTIGIGAGKYTDGQVLVWSDMLGFFQAFKPKFVKRYLDGATLVQDAVDAYVKEVQTRQFPDTEYTYQK from the coding sequence ATGAAAACAATTACGTCCATTAAACAACACAAGGGAAAAACACCCCTTAGTGTCATTACAGCCTATGATGCTCTTTTTGCTTCATTATTCGATCAAAAGGTGGATATTATCCTTGTTGGCGATAGTCTCAATATGAGTTTTAACGCCAAACCCGATACGCTTTCTGCGAGTATGGAAGTGATGCTCTACCATACTAAAGCTGTATGTGCAGGAGCCAAAGAGACTTTCATTGTGTGCGACATGCCTTTTGGAACCTACACCGATGAAAAAAGTGCTCTTTTCAATGCTTCTTTGGTCTACAGCCAAACCAATGCCCATGCAGTAAAAATTGAAGGGGGTGTTGGTCGTGCGCACATCATTCAAACTCTGACACAAAACTCTATTGCTGTCATGGCACATATTGGTCTCATGCCACAATATGTACGTAGTGAAGGTGGGTATAAAGTTAGAGGACGCAGTGAGGAAGATATTTTAGCGCTCATTGAAGATGCTAAAGCGGTGGAAAAAGCGGGTGCATTTAGTGTTGTCATTGAAGGCGTTGTTGAAGAGGCTGCCAAACGCATCTCCGAAGCGATTTCCATTCCTACCATAGGCATTGGTGCAGGAAAATATACCGATGGACAAGTGCTCGTTTGGAGTGATATGCTAGGCTTTTTTCAAGCCTTTAAACCCAAATTTGTCAAACGCTATTTAGACGGGGCGACCCTTGTGCAAGATGCTGTGGATGCGTATGTCAAAGAGGTGCAAACACGTCAATTCCCCGACACCGAATACACCTACCAAAAGTGA
- a CDS encoding Hpt domain-containing protein, producing the protein MGILKQLEVDYDIEIVGDFLSHYAIMCENMEPLIIGLSKENRYGENIDDLFRIFHNMKSAAAFLRLDPIIKLAALCEDIVEEARMLRGPASEPFIDWLLLVSDQFEKYRKDVEGNAPFFTVLNPLIIKVPHMLERA; encoded by the coding sequence ATGGGTATTCTGAAACAATTAGAAGTTGATTATGACATCGAAATTGTCGGGGATTTTCTTTCTCACTATGCGATTATGTGTGAGAACATGGAGCCTTTGATTATTGGCTTGAGTAAAGAGAACCGATACGGTGAAAACATTGATGATTTATTTCGTATTTTTCACAACATGAAATCTGCTGCAGCGTTTCTTAGGCTTGATCCTATTATTAAACTCGCAGCTTTGTGTGAAGATATTGTGGAAGAAGCACGTATGTTAAGAGGGCCTGCGAGTGAGCCATTTATTGATTGGCTGCTTTTGGTAAGCGATCAATTTGAAAAATACCGTAAAGATGTCGAAGGAAATGCCCCCTTCTTTACTGTCTTAAATCCTCTTATTATTAAAGTACCTCATATGTTGGAGAGAGCGTGA
- the trpA gene encoding tryptophan synthase subunit alpha: protein MKQLVAYITAGFPDKNFSLDLVSTLKEAGVDKLELGIPFSDPVADGPIIERANLCSLQNGFKMETLFEISATVAPQIETYWMGYFNPFYHKGVDFFAQKATDLGVKGFIIPDLPHEEALPYRSLMNKHVLSMVSFVAPTDSKERIAQLVKDAKGFIYLVAYAGITGSHASEDLTQTIQTIKSHSQTPLFVGFGVNEKTAKERVRGADGVIVGSAFVEVLLNEHLSASEKIATIGQKAKMIKEKINA, encoded by the coding sequence GTGAAGCAATTAGTTGCCTATATTACAGCGGGATTTCCCGATAAAAATTTTTCCCTAGATTTGGTTTCTACTCTAAAAGAAGCGGGCGTTGATAAATTAGAATTGGGTATTCCTTTTTCAGATCCTGTCGCAGATGGTCCCATTATTGAACGTGCCAATTTATGCTCTTTGCAAAATGGTTTTAAAATGGAGACTCTTTTTGAAATTTCTGCAACAGTTGCACCGCAAATTGAAACTTATTGGATGGGGTATTTCAATCCTTTTTACCACAAAGGTGTGGATTTTTTTGCACAAAAAGCAACTGATTTAGGTGTAAAAGGGTTTATTATTCCCGATTTGCCACACGAAGAGGCATTACCTTACCGCTCTTTAATGAATAAGCATGTGCTTTCTATGGTAAGTTTTGTTGCTCCAACCGATAGTAAAGAGAGAATTGCTCAGCTTGTGAAAGATGCTAAAGGGTTTATTTACTTGGTTGCATATGCAGGCATTACAGGCTCCCACGCCAGTGAAGATTTAACCCAAACCATTCAAACGATCAAGTCACACAGCCAAACACCTTTATTTGTTGGTTTTGGTGTGAATGAAAAAACAGCTAAAGAGCGTGTTCGTGGAGCGGATGGGGTGATTGTGGGAAGTGCTTTTGTCGAAGTTTTATTGAATGAGCATTTAAGTGCTTCAGAAAAAATTGCGACTATTGGACAAAAAGCAAAAATGATTAAAGAAAAAATTAACGCATAA
- a CDS encoding ABC transporter substrate-binding protein, translating to MNKFLKQCIAISLFCLSFSHTLYAIEESRISSFMQTNIDRATTILRDKQLQKNEKSEKIFLIFDSIFDYSLMAQLSLGNKQWSSLESLKQNEFSQLFEQKLKVSYMNKLDLYTDEKIVIKNLEKIKDTRIHLTTHLMKNSEVYEIIYKFYKNKNDDWLIYDVDILGVSIIQTYRTQFADILNKEPFEKLLDKLKQPDEIAPQKQ from the coding sequence ATGAATAAATTTTTAAAACAGTGTATTGCTATAAGCTTGTTTTGTCTTAGCTTTTCACACACGCTTTACGCAATTGAAGAGAGTAGAATTAGCTCCTTTATGCAGACCAATATTGATCGTGCTACAACCATTTTGAGAGATAAACAACTTCAAAAAAATGAAAAATCTGAAAAGATTTTTCTTATTTTTGATTCCATTTTTGATTATTCACTTATGGCACAACTCTCTTTGGGAAACAAACAATGGTCAAGCCTTGAGTCATTAAAACAAAATGAATTTAGCCAACTGTTTGAGCAAAAACTCAAAGTCTCCTACATGAATAAGCTAGACCTTTATACAGATGAAAAAATTGTGATTAAAAATTTAGAGAAAATTAAAGACACACGGATTCACCTGACAACGCACCTAATGAAAAACAGTGAGGTTTACGAGATTATTTATAAATTTTATAAAAATAAAAACGATGATTGGTTGATTTATGATGTTGATATTTTAGGAGTTAGTATTATTCAAACCTACCGTACACAATTTGCGGATATTCTTAACAAAGAGCCTTTTGAAAAACTCCTTGATAAACTTAAACAACCTGACGAAATAGCACCACAAAAGCAGTAA
- a CDS encoding MlaA family lipoprotein — MRLILTFLFTFSLLFAVEKTASQSEDFDKEFNDTHSSTLFDPLSNYNEMMTSVNDSFYEYILKPTAEGYSMVVPQMTRRGISNFFDNLMFPIRFVNNLLQLKFLNALEESERFVLNSTMGILGFRDVASEELNIKAHDEDFGQTLGFYGIGSGFHIVLPLLGPSNARDVVGLSGDMWLNPMNYIEARHANLFKNQEHALGATALYTINKTSLHVKEYDQLKKDAIELYPFLRNLYESRRNKLIHE, encoded by the coding sequence TTGCGTTTAATTTTAACTTTCTTATTCACTTTTTCATTGCTCTTCGCTGTTGAAAAGACTGCTTCTCAAAGCGAAGATTTTGATAAAGAATTTAATGATACTCACTCATCAACACTTTTTGACCCACTGAGCAATTATAATGAAATGATGACCAGTGTTAACGACTCTTTTTATGAGTACATCCTGAAACCAACGGCAGAGGGATATAGTATGGTGGTTCCACAAATGACACGCCGTGGTATTTCAAATTTCTTCGACAACCTTATGTTTCCAATTCGTTTTGTCAACAATCTGTTGCAATTAAAGTTTTTAAATGCACTTGAAGAATCAGAACGCTTTGTACTTAACTCCACAATGGGAATTTTAGGTTTTCGTGATGTTGCCAGTGAAGAGTTAAACATCAAAGCACATGATGAAGATTTTGGGCAAACTTTGGGATTTTATGGTATAGGCAGTGGTTTTCATATTGTCCTTCCATTACTAGGACCATCCAATGCTCGTGATGTAGTAGGACTTTCAGGTGACATGTGGCTTAATCCTATGAATTATATCGAGGCACGTCATGCCAATCTCTTTAAAAATCAAGAACACGCATTAGGGGCAACAGCACTTTATACCATTAACAAAACCTCTTTACATGTAAAAGAGTATGATCAGTTAAAAAAAGATGCCATTGAACTCTATCCGTTCTTGCGTAATTTGTATGAATCACGAAGGAATAAACTTATCCATGAATAA
- the rpsB gene encoding 30S ribosomal protein S2 — protein sequence MVTMKDLLECGVHFGHQTRRWNPKMKKFIFGERKNIYIVDLQKTLRYFRYTYNVVKDAAAEGKTMLFVGTKKQASQAIKEYAEKCGMPYVNHRWLGGMLTNYQTIRQSIRKLDIIEKMEEDGQIDLLTKKEALMLRRKKEKLLDYLGGIRNMKNLPDMIFVIDTVKEKIAVQEARRLGITVVAPLDTNCDPDVVDLPIPGNDDAIRSIQLFCKEMCEAMTEGYEIRSKDAPATEEVADISEDEKKELISEVVSEDDFVAEEGE from the coding sequence ATGGTAACCATGAAAGACCTATTGGAGTGTGGTGTACACTTCGGACACCAAACACGACGCTGGAATCCAAAGATGAAAAAATTCATCTTCGGTGAGAGAAAAAACATCTACATCGTAGATTTACAAAAAACACTACGTTATTTCAGATACACGTACAATGTTGTTAAAGATGCAGCAGCAGAGGGCAAAACAATGCTTTTTGTTGGTACAAAAAAACAAGCAAGCCAAGCGATTAAAGAGTACGCAGAAAAATGCGGTATGCCATACGTTAACCACAGATGGTTAGGCGGAATGCTGACTAACTACCAAACCATCAGACAATCAATCCGTAAACTTGACATTATCGAGAAAATGGAAGAAGATGGACAAATCGACCTTCTGACTAAAAAAGAAGCGTTAATGCTTAGAAGAAAAAAAGAGAAACTTTTGGATTATCTAGGCGGTATCCGTAATATGAAAAATCTTCCAGATATGATTTTTGTGATTGACACCGTAAAAGAAAAAATTGCGGTTCAAGAAGCAAGACGTCTTGGAATTACTGTTGTAGCACCACTTGATACCAACTGTGATCCTGATGTGGTTGATCTTCCAATTCCAGGAAATGATGATGCAATCCGTTCGATTCAACTTTTCTGTAAAGAGATGTGTGAAGCGATGACTGAGGGTTATGAAATCAGATCAAAAGATGCTCCTGCAACTGAAGAAGTAGCTGACATTAGTGAAGATGAGAAAAAAGAGCTTATCAGTGAAGTGGTCAGTGAAGATGACTTTGTAGCAGAGGAAGGCGAATAA
- the tsf gene encoding translation elongation factor Ts has translation MAEITAALVKELRESTGAGMMDCKKALVDTEGNFEAAKDLLREKGLGKAAKKADRLASEGLVDVCVNADFKVATVSEINAETDFVAKNEGFINLTKDTTAHIQAMDVQSTEELMKTTINGTVFEEYFATKVATIGENLVVRRFATLKAGANGVVNGYVHSNGRVGVLIAANCDSEKTAMAASEFIRNLCMHAAAMKPSFLSYTELDADFVEKETIGIKADIEKENEELARLKKPLKRMPLFVSRVQLSDEVLANAKAEMEAELKAQGKPEQIWDKIIPGQLERFIADNTQLDQQYTLLSQFYVMDDKKTIAQVVEEKAKELGGKIELVGYVRFELGEGLEKKACDFASEVAEQLK, from the coding sequence ATGGCTGAAATTACCGCTGCTTTAGTAAAAGAATTACGCGAGTCCACTGGGGCTGGCATGATGGATTGTAAGAAAGCACTTGTCGATACTGAGGGTAACTTTGAAGCGGCAAAAGACCTTTTAAGAGAAAAAGGTCTTGGTAAAGCAGCTAAAAAAGCTGACAGATTGGCAAGCGAAGGTCTTGTTGACGTTTGTGTAAATGCTGATTTTAAAGTGGCAACAGTAAGTGAGATCAATGCTGAAACAGATTTTGTTGCAAAAAATGAAGGCTTTATTAACTTAACAAAAGATACAACAGCACATATCCAAGCGATGGATGTTCAATCAACAGAAGAATTGATGAAAACAACTATTAATGGTACCGTGTTTGAAGAGTATTTTGCAACTAAAGTTGCAACCATTGGTGAAAACTTAGTTGTGAGACGTTTTGCTACATTAAAAGCAGGTGCTAATGGTGTGGTGAATGGATACGTTCACTCAAACGGTCGTGTAGGCGTTTTAATTGCAGCTAATTGTGACAGCGAAAAAACAGCTATGGCTGCGAGTGAATTTATTAGAAATCTTTGTATGCACGCTGCTGCTATGAAACCTAGTTTTTTAAGCTATACCGAACTTGATGCTGATTTCGTTGAAAAAGAGACCATTGGTATTAAAGCGGATATTGAAAAAGAAAATGAAGAGTTAGCACGTCTTAAAAAACCTCTCAAACGTATGCCACTTTTTGTTTCTCGTGTACAATTGAGTGATGAAGTTTTGGCAAATGCAAAAGCTGAGATGGAAGCGGAACTTAAAGCACAAGGCAAACCTGAACAAATCTGGGATAAAATTATTCCTGGTCAGTTAGAGCGTTTTATTGCAGATAATACACAACTGGATCAACAATACACCCTTTTAAGCCAATTCTATGTAATGGATGATAAAAAAACCATTGCACAAGTGGTTGAAGAAAAAGCGAAAGAGCTTGGTGGTAAAATCGAGCTTGTAGGCTATGTTCGTTTTGAACTGGGTGAAGGCTTAGAGAAAAAAGCATGTGACTTCGCATCTGAAGTGGCAGAGCAACTTAAATAA
- a CDS encoding ABC transporter ATP-binding protein, producing the protein MSLLQVHNISHRFDYLLFENVNFTLAPKESMAILGVSGSGKSTLLHICSTLLSPNQGTVIVCGHNIYEGNDDTRLKLRRYDVGIIFQSHYLFKGFFANENVELASVISDKSIEQGILERLGIAEFMHYRVGDLSGGQQQRVSIARVLAKKPKIIFADEPTGNLDDKTAQEVMNVLFEYVEKENATLLLVTHNHQLAKQCTYMRHLHVDGLKEEA; encoded by the coding sequence ATGTCTTTACTACAGGTACACAATATTTCTCACCGATTTGATTATCTTCTCTTTGAAAATGTTAATTTTACACTTGCTCCTAAAGAGTCTATGGCAATTTTGGGTGTGAGTGGCAGTGGTAAATCAACGCTTTTACATATTTGTTCAACCCTCTTATCTCCGAATCAAGGCACAGTTATTGTGTGTGGCCATAATATATATGAAGGCAATGATGATACGCGCTTAAAATTAAGGCGATATGATGTGGGGATTATTTTTCAATCTCACTACCTTTTTAAAGGTTTTTTTGCTAATGAAAATGTTGAACTTGCATCGGTTATTAGCGATAAAAGCATTGAACAAGGTATCTTAGAGCGTTTGGGAATTGCTGAATTTATGCATTACCGTGTGGGTGATCTCTCAGGTGGACAGCAGCAACGTGTTTCCATTGCAAGGGTATTGGCTAAAAAACCTAAAATTATCTTTGCGGATGAACCGACTGGAAATTTAGATGACAAGACCGCACAAGAGGTAATGAATGTACTCTTTGAATACGTTGAAAAAGAAAATGCGACGCTTTTATTGGTAACGCATAATCATCAATTGGCAAAACAGTGTACATACATGAGGCATCTGCATGTGGATGGATTAAAAGAGGAAGCATAA
- the fliR gene encoding flagellar biosynthetic protein FliR, which translates to MESLVALFGENQVVMFFLLFARLSGLFAFFPFFSHSNIPLSIKTSITFFMVVFLFPLLPALHVSPTLLNLALAIVSELLIGLIAGLFLTIALSLLQMAGMQMSFVMGFTMASVVDPQTSTSIPVLSQILSLIGLMVVLAFNGHHQMLIFIADSLSLLPLGTFYPQMSIVGYLLKATTGMFVYGFILSFPVVAFSLLLDVVFGMLMKTMPQFNLLVVGFPIRIAVSLVVIIVTLTSVMLLFKREFQEALNQLTLLFMR; encoded by the coding sequence ATGGAGTCGCTTGTAGCGCTTTTTGGCGAAAATCAGGTGGTTATGTTTTTTCTCCTCTTTGCACGATTGAGTGGTCTTTTTGCTTTTTTCCCTTTTTTTTCCCATTCAAACATTCCCTTAAGCATTAAAACTTCCATTACTTTTTTTATGGTGGTTTTTTTATTTCCTCTTTTGCCAGCTTTACATGTAAGTCCTACATTGCTGAACTTAGCACTTGCAATTGTTTCTGAGCTTTTGATTGGTTTAATCGCAGGGCTTTTTTTAACCATTGCACTCTCCCTTTTACAAATGGCAGGAATGCAAATGTCTTTTGTCATGGGTTTTACAATGGCAAGTGTTGTAGATCCCCAAACCAGTACGTCCATTCCTGTTTTGTCCCAAATACTTTCACTGATAGGACTTATGGTTGTTTTAGCATTTAATGGTCACCATCAAATGCTCATTTTCATTGCAGATTCCTTGTCTTTATTGCCTTTGGGAACATTTTATCCACAAATGAGTATTGTAGGGTATTTGCTTAAGGCTACAACAGGAATGTTTGTTTATGGATTTATTCTCTCTTTCCCTGTGGTTGCTTTTTCTTTACTCCTTGATGTTGTCTTTGGGATGCTCATGAAAACCATGCCTCAATTTAACCTTTTGGTAGTGGGATTTCCTATTAGAATTGCTGTTTCGCTCGTGGTTATTATTGTAACCTTAACATCTGTTATGCTGCTTTTTAAGCGAGAGTTTCAAGAAGCACTCAATCAATTAACACTTCTTTTTATGCGTTAA
- the gmk gene encoding guanylate kinase, which produces MKGNLLVLSGPSGSGKSSLIKEVLLEIEDAYFSISSTTREPREGEVDGVNYHFVSKDEFERDIDAGFFLEWAKVHDNYYGTSLKPILKELQKGKLVMCDIDVQGHKIAQEKFASLITSVFVTTSDQKSLQERLLKRGTDTHEVIERRLANAVSEMTCMNEYDFVLINDDFKTALHDMLAIAYASRRKISLMDVSEFISSWANIE; this is translated from the coding sequence GTGAAAGGAAATCTTTTAGTTCTTTCAGGGCCTAGTGGTTCTGGTAAAAGTTCTTTAATAAAAGAGGTTTTATTGGAAATCGAAGATGCTTATTTTTCTATTTCTAGTACCACTCGAGAGCCAAGAGAGGGAGAAGTGGATGGTGTTAATTATCACTTTGTTTCAAAAGATGAATTTGAACGTGATATTGATGCAGGATTTTTTTTAGAGTGGGCGAAAGTACACGATAATTATTACGGAACATCACTCAAGCCTATTTTAAAAGAGCTTCAAAAAGGTAAGTTAGTGATGTGTGATATTGATGTGCAAGGACATAAAATTGCACAAGAAAAATTTGCCTCATTAATTACCTCTGTTTTTGTTACGACTTCTGATCAAAAAAGTTTACAAGAACGGTTGCTAAAACGAGGAACAGACACTCATGAGGTGATAGAAAGACGATTGGCAAATGCCGTCTCTGAAATGACCTGTATGAATGAGTACGATTTTGTACTTATTAATGATGATTTTAAAACGGCGTTACACGATATGTTAGCTATTGCATATGCATCACGACGAAAAATATCTTTAATGGATGTCAGTGAATTTATTAGTTCATGGGCGAATATTGAATAG
- a CDS encoding twin-arginine translocase TatA/TatE family subunit, whose translation MGPSVQQLLIILLIVVLLFGAKKIPELAKGLGSGIKNFKKAVKEDEETTENVEKVEAKETKSEATATTISSDEKKSV comes from the coding sequence ATGGGTCCAAGTGTTCAGCAATTGCTGATTATTTTATTGATTGTTGTGTTGCTTTTTGGAGCAAAAAAGATTCCTGAGCTTGCTAAAGGGTTAGGTTCTGGGATTAAAAACTTTAAAAAAGCAGTGAAAGAAGATGAAGAAACAACTGAAAATGTTGAAAAGGTTGAAGCAAAAGAGACAAAATCAGAAGCGACAGCAACAACTATTTCATCTGATGAAAAAAAATCCGTATAA